One Thermococcus alcaliphilus DNA segment encodes these proteins:
- a CDS encoding class I SAM-dependent methyltransferase, translating into MKSVDMMIEKIIDELHNLGISNIEHIIPSVHFYLSAILISTEKNKKNQKPLKVLDIGCSKGYGIYIMKKLCPECKFIGIDIDEYSVSVSNTMLSNLNNATCVVGDIIDEDTVKSIYLEHGLFDIITCFEVYEHIPSQSAKKLLKHIKFLLKSEGLLFISTPNKRIYDIDAYTADHINEVFPQEFIRELELAGFSVLNIFGLYTQNPTLIQMLEKLNLGARIGDRKNDLSFSKKLLRYIIVSLLSPDRVYSSILKKVSYKKYLEFKAKKARLTGDYLNSSLIFVVAKNTAKT; encoded by the coding sequence ATGAAAAGTGTAGATATGATGATAGAAAAGATAATTGACGAACTCCACAATTTGGGAATTTCAAATATCGAGCACATAATACCTAGTGTCCACTTTTATCTGTCCGCTATCCTTATATCCACTGAAAAGAATAAAAAGAACCAAAAGCCTCTAAAGGTGCTCGATATTGGATGTTCGAAGGGGTATGGTATCTATATCATGAAAAAGCTATGTCCTGAATGTAAATTTATTGGAATAGACATAGATGAGTACAGTGTATCTGTCTCAAATACCATGCTATCGAACTTGAATAATGCTACATGTGTCGTTGGGGATATTATAGATGAGGATACTGTAAAAAGCATTTACTTAGAACATGGGCTTTTTGATATTATAACATGTTTTGAGGTTTATGAACACATACCTTCTCAAAGTGCAAAGAAGCTTCTCAAACATATAAAGTTCCTTTTGAAGTCAGAAGGATTGTTATTTATCTCAACTCCAAATAAGCGCATTTATGACATTGATGCATATACAGCAGATCATATAAACGAAGTGTTCCCTCAAGAGTTTATAAGAGAATTGGAATTGGCAGGATTTTCTGTTTTAAATATCTTTGGTTTATATACTCAGAATCCCACTCTCATACAAATGTTAGAGAAATTGAACTTAGGAGCGAGAATTGGAGATAGAAAGAATGATTTATCCTTTTCTAAAAAACTTCTTAGATATATCATTGTCTCTCTCCTCTCTCCAGACAGGGTGTACAGCTCGATCCTAAAAAAAGTCTCATACAAGAAATATCTTGAGTTCAAAGCTAAGAAAGCACGTCTGACAGGGGACTACCTAAATTCCTCCCTTATCTTCGTTGTTGCTAAAAACACTGCAAAAACTTGA
- a CDS encoding glycosyltransferase yields MRILMILNNHYSNDPRVTAEAESLIKHGYEVKVIAWDRKGEYPLHEVINSVEVLRVQIPKIIGKLLHFEILKVPVWQVLAYKKALELYKHWKFKIVHVHDWPDLPVGVMLKQRIRNIFLVYDSHEVWNYMIFTNRLPEWVWEVIWRERAMLKHIDALVTVGRGYKNYFLRYFGKVKIIQNAKSKVPSWKKPNTNPLTVVYIGGFDEDRCIKELVDTICEINLPVLLLVAGPKHKKYLRLFESSAECGVKYVGYVSKSDVIPMTVNSSVVYFVFKDSNPLYKIGMPNKLFEAISAGRASLAGRETASGNFVEEYRIGLVVDCNVGEIKRALTVLIENPKLIVKFGRRAYLISNKYNWSREFKKLVELYKEWGVTSHEKCRYDDRKDN; encoded by the coding sequence AGAGAGTTTAATCAAGCACGGATATGAAGTCAAAGTTATAGCATGGGATCGAAAAGGAGAATATCCCTTACACGAGGTTATTAATAGTGTTGAAGTTCTTAGAGTACAAATTCCAAAGATTATTGGTAAGTTACTCCATTTTGAGATACTAAAAGTCCCAGTTTGGCAAGTTCTAGCGTATAAGAAAGCGTTAGAACTGTACAAACACTGGAAATTTAAGATAGTGCATGTCCACGACTGGCCAGATTTACCAGTGGGGGTCATGTTAAAACAGAGAATTAGGAATATCTTTTTAGTATATGATTCACACGAAGTCTGGAATTATATGATATTCACTAATAGGCTTCCTGAGTGGGTTTGGGAAGTAATATGGAGAGAAAGAGCAATGTTAAAGCATATAGATGCACTTGTAACAGTCGGAAGAGGGTACAAGAATTATTTCCTGCGATACTTTGGGAAAGTTAAAATAATCCAGAATGCGAAGTCAAAAGTACCTTCTTGGAAAAAGCCGAACACAAACCCTCTTACGGTCGTGTATATTGGCGGATTTGATGAAGATAGATGCATAAAAGAGCTCGTTGATACTATCTGCGAAATTAATCTGCCCGTGCTGTTACTTGTTGCTGGCCCTAAACATAAAAAATACTTAAGACTATTTGAATCCTCTGCCGAATGTGGTGTTAAATATGTGGGTTATGTTTCAAAATCAGATGTCATCCCTATGACCGTCAATTCAAGCGTGGTATATTTTGTGTTTAAAGATTCTAACCCCTTATATAAAATTGGGATGCCTAACAAGCTGTTCGAGGCGATATCTGCTGGGAGAGCATCCTTGGCGGGAAGAGAAACGGCAAGTGGAAATTTTGTTGAGGAGTATCGTATCGGTTTAGTTGTTGACTGCAATGTTGGGGAGATCAAAAGAGCTTTAACAGTCCTTATTGAGAATCCAAAATTAATAGTTAAATTTGGACGGAGAGCGTATCTAATTAGTAATAAATACAACTGGAGTAGAGAATTCAAGAAACTAGTAGAGCTTTATAAGGAATGGGGGGTAACTTCTCATGAAAAGTGTAGATATGATGATAGAAAAGATAATTGA